The Humulus lupulus chromosome 3, drHumLupu1.1, whole genome shotgun sequence genome window below encodes:
- the LOC133823696 gene encoding uncharacterized protein LOC133823696 codes for MAATEEPNQYQTMHEELPYRVIVAISKILNKCWDGVDNTHTITVEILQMTKHYKWDSKVVLALLGFAMTFSEFPLVLRLYKTNPVAYAVALLKQYLPRLRLDHKVADAFFALNRQILDVTNKIVDFYDLPLHNFFTAESPEILAANSYIPLAVYWVIRSIVVSISLAQFLTLGDEGIDLLETDRLESTGKLDSIKGLLAELIENRNKSATIEKSSTADGYQNMLSILLGSSLYTTDNSKTLNILFDKPGLYDCYNKKKVSNKHLTNKVVALFITGLDSDLTTGAECAILQQTYLEKWHNPSSIASNFEVVWLPINWDTNNNWSEENLELFKSLRDQMEWYSVENPSKVDLMVFKLIIEQLNFLENPLLVVLDTQGKIVHKNGIYMMCTWGSLAYPFTTHREESLWKEMSWSIDFLIDNMDRNKDIWINEGKHICLYGGDDVKWIQKFTKIAKDVANIAAIDLEFLYVGRSKLKKRLVKVIDIIRKENLSNSLDWNIIWYFWVRLESMLYSKNLNKRGNCDSIMQGIIALLRFDAEHQNWAIISSESGDMVMANGQQMLQGLRQLLKMKSRQKKRGSFVHSLNDYFDKTFPAPSAVLDMYASHIFTVTVSKKDYEVFKVVECILESTNIHDYSKSRSTLFNYNHNHNHNNRAVFNDFNSKKRISNHNLRRKAVVLFITDLDPELPYGLEYVTLKRTYLEKCNNPIKTESQYDLVWVPVVDVWASESHEIFESLKEHMEWHSVHHPLMLPLKVIMYIRQKWNFTKKPLVVVMDTQGKIVHQNAIHSMSIWRSQAYPFSTDHEKLMWKNTRWSIDLIVDNLEPNMHNWVQEKKHICLYGGEDIDWIKKFTRIAKDVAKEANITLELLYVGSSNPDQDRVKNIIEIIVKENLSRTLVWDLIRYFWMRLESMWNSRRQLPQSKNMRNDSIIQGIDEMLNYGISEKGWAMIGMGLGKIARGSGENMLKALVDHEKWESRDKDEFVPALDEYLHTMQLISLQQHEINKGEFEFLECLFKTTHIDNSKHLNALFHYDGRQPALYDRLNNTTIFAEKLVGKIVVMIITDIEPQLTLETEYKLLRQVHVENRFNTSPDYNQFEMVWVPIAENWTDEKYKLFGTLKNQMDWYTIHQPSVVSPVVIRYIKEKWNYNNKLMLVVMNERGEIVHHNAFNMMCLWGIDAYPFSIEKEKSMWKSYVTWSLDLLVYYNLEPNEIRLWVQEGRKHICFYGGESMEWMQKFTRTAKDVAREANITLEFFYVGMRKSEERQGAVIEGIVDRIPKVNPISKTLDKYSIWNFWMRLESMMHSRLGQLTDTDKAKKDPVLKGINTILSYGLNEQQGWAVIGKGSNEIVMGNGEDMLMGLVEHNLWKSKMNWWTGFVPALDQYLPTVQLKRGMEMLGRNFMDQPDNTKPLAALFHFKDGQPALYDSYRTRRVPVETLKGKHVALFITDLDFKVTNGVEYFLRQMSSEKRQKSPKRSESHLYEVVWVPISDNWDDNRYKLFETLRNGMEWHTIYHPSAVSPVVISYIKKKWNFTTKKPMVVVMDAQAQIVNRNAFYMMCIWGPKAYPFSFAEEKLLWEKTSCFLDLIMDDLDQNMAIWMQEKRYICLYGGDDIEWIRKFTRTAKEVARQSDIPLELLYVGMRNAEASNEKVRSNIINIICKENLSKTLDITNMRFFWLRVDSMMRSNERLTINTATQPILQMWSYGSNKKGWALVSRASSLEVAMGNGEHMFKVFVEHLQWMPMEKELGFVAALDENLRKIQVLPHSFRSGYLLASSCPEFMACSECGRIMEKYNILRCSTHDCDHGFAT; via the exons ATGGCTGCAACCGAAGAGCCTAATCAATACCAGACCATGCACGAAGAACTTCCATACAGGGTGATTGTAGCAATCAGCAAG ATACTGAACAAGTGCTGGGATGGAGTAGATAATACACACACGATAACGGTGGAGATATTACAGATGACGAAGCACTACAAATGGGATTCAAAGGTGGTGCTAGCCTTACTGGGTTTTGCAATGACCTTTAGTGAGTTTCCGCTTGTGCTCCGGCTTTACAAGACCAACCCAGTGGCTTATGCAGTCGCTCTTCTCAAGCAATATTTGCCACGCTTAAGATTGGATCATAAAGTGGCTGATGCGTTCTTCGCATTGAATAGACAAATTCTTGATGTGACTAACAAAATTGTCGATTTCTATGACCTTCCTCTTCATAACTTCTTTACTGCCGAATCGCCTGAAATTTTAGCTGCCAATTCTTACATTCCCCTAGCTGTTTACTGGGTCATCAGAAGTATTGTCGTTTCGATTTCACTAGCACAATTTTTGACCTTGGGAGACGAGGGAATCGA CTTGCTAGAAACAGATCGATTGGAATCAACCGGAAAACTCGACAGCATAAAAGGCCTTCTTGCGGAGCTAATTGAAAACCGTAACAAATCAGCTA CAATCGAGAAAAGTAGTACTGCAGATGGATATCAGAACATGCTAAGCATTTTATTAGGATCATCGTTATACACTACAGATAACTCAAAAACCTTGAACATTTTGTTTGATAAACCAGGACTCTATGATTGTTACAACAAGAAAAAG GTCTCTAATAAGCATTTGACTAACAAAGTTGTAGCATTATTCATTACGGGTCTGGACAGTGATCTGACAACTGGGGCTGAGTGTGCAATCCTTCAACAAACGTACCTCGAAAAGTGGCACAATCCCTCAAGTATTGCGAGTAATTTCGAGGTTGTTTGGCTGCCAATCAATTGGGATACTAATAATAACTGGAGTGAAGAGAACTTGGAGCTGTTTAAGAGCCTAAGAGACCAGATGGAATGGTATTCAGTGGAAAATCCTTCAAAAGTGGATTTAATGGTATTTAAGCTCATCATTGAGCAGTTAAACTTTTTGGAGAACCCTCTGCTAGTGGTATTGGACACACAAGGAAAAATTGTGCATAAGAACGGCATATACATGATGTGTACCTGGGGAAGCCTTGCATACCCTTTTACTACTCACAGAGAAGAGTCATTGTGGAAGGAAATGAGTTGGTCAATTGACTTTTTGATTGACAACATGGACCGAAATAAGGATATCTGG ATCAACGAGGGAAAACACATTTGCTTATACGGAGGAGATGATGTAAAATGGATTCAGAAGTTTACTAAGATTGCAAAAGATGTTGCTAATATAGCTGCAATCGATTTGGAGTTTCTTTATGTGGGGAGGAGCAAGCTTAAGAAGAGACTGGTAAAAGTAATTGACATTATTCGGAAGGAGAATCTAAGCAACTCACTAGATTGGAACATTATATGGTATTTTTGGGTGCGCTTGGAGAGCATGCTATACTCCAAAAATTTGAACAAGAGAGGGAATTGTGACTCTATAATGCAAGGGATAATTGCATTGTTGAGGTTCGACGCTGAACACCAAAATTGGGCCATAATTAGTAGCGAGTCCGGTGACATGGTTATGGCTAATGGGCAACAAATGCTCCAAGGTTTGCGTCAGCTTTTGAAGATGAAATCAAGGCAGAAAAAAAGAGGCAGCTTTGTGCATTCTCTAAATGATTACTTTGACAAAACATTTCCTGCTCCATCTGCAGTCCTGGACATGTATGCCAGTCACATATTCACTGTCACAG TATCAAAGAAAGATTACGAAGTATTTAAGGTGGTTGAATGCATTTTGGAATCAACGAACATTCACGATTACTCAAAGTCTAGGAGTACTTTATTCAACTacaaccacaaccacaaccacaacaaTAGAGCAGTATTCAACGATTTCAACAGCAAGAAGCGG ATTTCCAACCATAACTTGAGAAGAAAGGCTGTAGTCTTATTCATCACAGATCTTGACCCTGAACTCCCATATGGACTTGAATATGTAACTCTAAAAAGAACTTACCTTGAAAAGTGCAATAATCCAATTAAGACCGAGAGTCAATATGATTTAGTTTGGGTACCAGTTGTGGATGTTTGGGCTAGCGAGAGTCATGAGATTTTCGAAAGCCTTAAAGAACATATGGAGTGGCATTCAGTGCACCATCCTTTGATGTTGCCGCTCAAAGTAATAATGTACATCAGACAAAAGTGGAACTTTACTAAGAAGCCTCTGGTTGTGGTGATGGACACGCAAGGTAAAATTGTGCACCAGAATGCGATCCATTCGATGAGTATTTGGAGGAGCCAAGCTTATCCTTTTAGTACCGATCATGAGAAATTGATGTGGAAGAATACGCGTTGGTCGATCGACCTTATAGTGGACAACCTCGAACCAAATATGCATAACTGG GTCCAAGAGAAAAAGCACATATGCTTGTATGGAGGTGAAGACATAGATTGGATTAAGAAATTCACAAGGATTGCTAAAGACGTTGCAAAAGAAGCTAACATCACCTTAGAGTTGCTTTATGTGGGAAGTAGCAACCCTGATCAAGATAGAGTGAAGAACATTATAGAGATTATTGTTAAAGAGAATCTAAGCAGAACGCTTGTGTGGGACCTCATTCGGTACTTCTGGATGCGGCTGGAGAGCATGTGGAACTCCAGAAGGCAACTACCTCAGTCCAAGAATATGAGGAATGACTCCATAATACAGGGGATCGATGAAATGCTTAACTATGGCATAAGTGAGAAAGGATGGGCTATGATCGGCATGGGACTTGGAAAGATTGCTAGGGGCAGTGGAGAAAACATGCTCAAGGCCTTGGTCGACCATGAGAAGTGGGAATCAAGGGATAAGGATGAGTTTGTGCCTGCATTGGATGAGTATCTTCACACCATGCAACTCATTTCGCTACAGCAGCACG AAATAAATAAAGGAGAATTTGAGTTTCTTGAATGCCTTTTCAAAACTACTCACATTGATAACTCAAAGCATTTGAATGCCTTATTCCATTACGATGGTAGACAGCCAGCTCTCTACGATCGCCTTAACAATACAACG ATTTTCGCTGAGAAACTGGTGGGGAAAATTGTAGTCATGATCATTACAGATATAGAACCCCAACTAACACTTGAGACTGAATACAAACTCTTGAGACAAGTGCACGTCGAAAACAGGTTCAACACAAGTCCCGATTATAATCAATTTGAGATGGTTTGGGTCCCAATTGCAGAGAATTGGACTGACGAGAAATACAAGTTGTTTGGGACACTGAAAAACCAAATGGATTGGTACACGATCCACCAACCATCAGTGGTGTCTCCAGTAGTCATAAGGTACATCAAAGAGAAGTGGAACTACAACAACAAGCTTATGCTTGTGGTTATGAACGAAAGAGGTGAAATCGTGCACCACAACGCCTTCAACATGATGTGTCTATGGGGAATCGATGCTTATCCTTTTtctattgaaaaagaaaaatccatgtGGAAGAGCTACGTAACCTGGTCCCTTGACCTTCTTGTTTATTACAACCTTGAACCAAACGAAATACGTTTATGG GTTCAAGAAGGAAGAAAACACATATGCTTTTACGGAGGAGAAAGCATGGAGTGGATGCAGAAATTCACAAGGACGGCTAAAGATGTGGCAAGAGAAGCTAATATCACCTTGGAGTTTTTTTACGTGGGAATGAGGAAATCAGAAGAGCGACAAGGGGCTGTGATCGAAGGCATAGTCGATAGGATTCCTAAAGTGAACCCAATAAGCAAAACGCTTGATAAGTACTCCATTTGGAACTTTTGGATGAGACTGGAGAGCATGATGCACTCCAGGTTAGGACAACTGACCGATACTGATAAAGCAAAGAAAGACCCGGTATTAAAAGGGATCAATACAATACTTAGTTATGGATTAAACGAGCAGCAAGGGTGGGCGGTGATCGGTAAGGGTAGCAATGAGATTGTCATGGGCAATGGAGAAGACATGTTGATGGGGTTGGTTGAGCATAATCTGTGGAAGTCGAAGATGAATTGGTGGACTGGCTTTGTGCCTGCTTTGGATCAGTACCTCCCCACCGTGCAACTGAAGCGCG GTATGGAGATGCTTGGACGCAATTTCATGGACCAACCTGATAACACAAAGCCACTGGCTGCTTTGTTCCACTTCAAGGATGGCCAGCCAGCACTCTACGATTCTTACAGAACGAGAAGG GTTCCAGTTGAAACGCTCAAGGGGAAACATGTAGCCCTGTTCATTACTGATCTAGATTTTAAAGTCACAAATGGGGTTGAGTACTTCTTGCGTCAGATGTCCTCAGAAAAGAGGCAAAAATCCCCCAAGAGATCTGAGAGTCATCTTTACGAGGTAGTTTGGGTCCCAATCTCAGACAATTGGGATGACAATCGATATAAGCTGTTTGAGACCCTCAGGAATGGAATGGAATGGCACACGATCTACCATCCTTCTGCAGTGTCTCCGGTGGTCATCAGCTACATAAAAAAAAAGTGGAACTTCACTACTAAGAAACCTATGGTTGTAGTTATGGACGCCCAAGCTCAAATTGTGAACCGCAATGCTTTCTACATGATGTGTATCTGGGGACCTAAAGCCTACCCATTTTCGTTTGCCGAAGAAAAATTATTGTGGGAGAAAACTAGCTGCTTCTTAGACTTAATCATGGACGACCTCGACCAAAATATGGCTATCTGG ATGCAAGAGAAGAGATATATATGCTTGTACGGAGGAGATGATATAGAATGGATCCGAAAATTCACGAGGACCGCAAAAGAAGTAGCGAGGCAGTCTGATATCCCCTTAGAGTTGCTTTACGTGGGAATGAGAAATGCCGAGGCAAGTAATGAGAAAGTTAGAAGTAACATTATAAATATAATTTGTAAAGAGAACTTGAGCAAAACGCTTGACATTACCAATATGCGGTTCTTTTGGTTAAGAGTGGATAGCATGATGCGCTCCAACGAAAGGTTAACGATCAACACCGCAACGCAGCCGATCCTTCAAATGTGGAGCTATGGATCCAATAAGAAAGGGTGGGCCTTGGTAAGTAGGGCTTCATCTCTTGAGGTGGCCATGGGTAATGGGGAACACATGTTCAAGGTCTTCGTCGAACACCTTCAATGGATGCCGATGGAGAAGGAGCTTGGGTTTGTGGCGGCTCTGGATGAGAACCTTCGCAAAATACAAGTTCTACCTCACTCTTTTAGAAGCGGATATCTACTCGCTTCGTCCTGTCCCGAATTCATGGCTTGCTCTGAGTGTGGTCGCATAATGGAGAAGTACAACATATTAAGATGTTCTACACACGATTGCGACCATGGGTTTGCTACTTAA